In Desulfopila inferna, a single window of DNA contains:
- the ttdA gene encoding L(+)-tartrate dehydratase subunit alpha, with translation MQHAQAVATMTDIMAKFTDYIGKHLPDDIVAKLSELRSMEDSPLAKVVYDSMFDNLAKADELNRPCCQDTGVIQFFIKAGADFPLLSDVRPILDEAVRTATRQAPLRHNAVEIFIEKNTGDNTGDRIPWIDWEIVPHDSGITLEVYMAGGGCSLPGQGKTLMPAAGYEGVTQFVFDVMTTYGVNACPPLLVGIGIGGSIEVAANLSKKALFRSIGSRNPDPKGAVMERLIEKGLNDIGIGPQGLSGKSSVMGVHIEKAARHPSTISVAVSVGCWAHRRGTIHINEDMSYEILSHKGVTL, from the coding sequence ATGCAGCATGCTCAAGCTGTCGCAACCATGACCGATATCATGGCGAAGTTTACTGATTATATCGGCAAACATCTTCCTGATGATATTGTCGCTAAGTTGAGCGAATTGCGCTCTATGGAAGACAGTCCGTTGGCTAAGGTGGTATATGATTCCATGTTCGACAACCTCGCCAAAGCAGATGAGTTGAATCGGCCATGTTGTCAGGATACAGGCGTTATACAGTTTTTCATTAAAGCCGGGGCAGACTTCCCATTGCTATCTGATGTCAGGCCCATTCTCGATGAAGCTGTACGAACCGCCACCCGGCAGGCACCGTTACGGCACAATGCAGTCGAGATTTTTATCGAGAAAAATACCGGTGACAACACCGGTGATCGCATTCCCTGGATTGACTGGGAGATAGTTCCACACGATTCCGGTATTACACTTGAGGTCTATATGGCCGGGGGTGGTTGCAGTTTACCGGGGCAGGGAAAAACACTCATGCCCGCTGCCGGATATGAAGGGGTGACGCAGTTTGTTTTCGATGTCATGACAACATATGGCGTAAACGCATGCCCTCCGCTGCTGGTTGGCATCGGCATAGGCGGTTCCATTGAAGTTGCTGCAAACCTTTCCAAAAAGGCACTGTTTCGCTCCATCGGCTCCCGCAATCCCGACCCAAAGGGTGCAGTAATGGAAAGACTCATCGAAAAAGGGCTGAATGATATCGGCATAGGCCCTCAAGGGCTGTCCGGTAAAAGCTCTGTTATGGGAGTTCATATCGAAAAAGCGGCACGACATCCTTCGACAATAAGTGTTGCAGTATCAGTCGGCTGTTGGGCACATCGCCGAGGCACGATCCATATCAATGAGGATATGAGCTATGAAATTCTTTCCCACAAGGGGGTTACGCTGTGA
- a CDS encoding mandelate racemase/muconate lactonizing enzyme family protein, whose protein sequence is MKIIDIREVTKPISSPIRNAYIDFSKMTLSLVAVITDEVRDGRPVIGYGFNSNGRYGQGPLIRERFRPRIMDADPQTLLDTKRDNLDPHRIWDCMMKNEKPGGHGERSVAVGTIDMAIWDAVAKIEEKPLYQLLAERYGNGRPMRKVFVYAAGGYYYPGKDNIQLQEEMRSYTDRGYTVVKMKIGGASLTEDLKRIEDVLKVLGSGEQLAVDANGRFDLQTAVDYARALSGYELFWYEEPGDPLDFELQAELANHYSGSMATGENLFSMQDARNLIRYGGMRPDRDWLQFDCALSYGLVEYLRILEMIKKYSWSPQRCIPHGGHQMSLNIAAGLGLGGNESYPDLFQPYGGFPDGVEVENGHIILPELPGIGFEGKADLYKEMQEIS, encoded by the coding sequence ATGAAAATTATAGATATTCGAGAAGTTACCAAACCGATTTCCTCACCGATCCGGAACGCTTATATCGATTTCAGCAAAATGACGCTGAGTCTGGTGGCGGTAATTACTGATGAAGTCCGCGACGGACGGCCGGTCATCGGTTACGGCTTCAACTCCAATGGACGTTACGGTCAAGGACCCTTGATCAGGGAACGTTTCCGCCCAAGGATAATGGATGCCGACCCGCAAACACTGTTGGATACCAAGCGGGATAATCTGGACCCGCATCGTATCTGGGATTGCATGATGAAAAACGAGAAGCCCGGCGGACATGGAGAACGATCTGTTGCCGTGGGCACTATTGACATGGCAATCTGGGATGCTGTGGCAAAAATTGAAGAAAAGCCGCTATACCAGCTCCTTGCAGAGCGTTACGGCAACGGCAGACCGATGCGCAAGGTTTTTGTTTATGCTGCAGGAGGATATTACTATCCCGGAAAGGATAACATCCAGCTACAGGAGGAGATGAGGAGTTATACCGATCGTGGCTATACCGTTGTTAAAATGAAGATTGGAGGTGCTTCTTTAACCGAAGACCTGAAGCGTATCGAAGATGTTCTTAAAGTACTCGGTTCCGGGGAGCAGTTGGCTGTGGATGCCAATGGCCGTTTTGATTTGCAGACAGCTGTCGATTACGCCAGAGCCCTTTCCGGCTATGAGCTGTTCTGGTACGAGGAACCCGGCGATCCGCTGGATTTCGAACTCCAGGCTGAACTCGCAAATCATTATTCTGGCAGCATGGCTACTGGTGAGAACCTCTTTTCGATGCAGGATGCGCGCAACCTCATCAGATACGGCGGCATGCGACCGGACCGGGACTGGTTGCAGTTCGATTGTGCCTTAAGTTATGGGCTCGTCGAATATCTCAGAATTCTCGAGATGATTAAAAAATACAGCTGGTCTCCTCAGCGTTGCATCCCCCATGGCGGTCACCAGATGTCTTTAAACATTGCTGCCGGGCTCGGCTTGGGCGGCAATGAATCCTATCCCGACCTTTTTCAGCCCTATGGTGGGTTTCCGGATGGTGTGGAGGTCGAGAATGGCCATATTATACTACCTGAATTGCCGGGGATAGGGTTTGAGGGAAAGGCCGACCTCTACAAGGAGATGCAAGAGATATCCTGA
- a CDS encoding isocitrate/isopropylmalate family dehydrogenase, translating to MMLGHLGFQDCGELLMKPLTDTLASGITTADIGGTSTTREVTEAICERIKQLV from the coding sequence ATGATGCTTGGTCATCTTGGTTTTCAGGACTGTGGCGAGCTTCTGATGAAACCACTGACGGACACACTAGCCTCGGGGATTACAACTGCTGATATCGGAGGTACATCCACGACCAGGGAGGTCACGGAGGCGATTTGCGAGAGGATAAAACAGCTGGTTTAA
- a CDS encoding tripartite tricarboxylate transporter TctB family protein — protein MKREINTEIVSGMIGLILTAVFFFALEDVLWMSLVFPKTMVYVLGIIACILVLKGAVKPSRNPVFNVGSNVRWIVTGILFFTWVLIMPVFGFFVSTVVFMTIIVGYLAQARTQLTIGKFMVWIPVVIGEVTLFYLIFTKVLYVPLPTGMFF, from the coding sequence ATGAAAAGAGAAATCAATACTGAAATAGTAAGCGGAATGATAGGATTGATCCTGACGGCGGTTTTTTTCTTTGCTCTTGAAGATGTCCTGTGGATGAGCCTCGTCTTTCCGAAAACCATGGTCTATGTCCTTGGCATTATTGCCTGTATCCTTGTCCTAAAAGGTGCAGTCAAACCTTCTCGCAATCCTGTTTTCAACGTAGGCTCCAATGTGAGATGGATCGTGACCGGTATTCTTTTCTTCACCTGGGTACTTATCATGCCCGTATTTGGTTTTTTCGTGAGCACCGTAGTGTTCATGACCATTATCGTCGGGTATCTGGCACAGGCACGTACGCAGCTGACTATAGGCAAGTTCATGGTCTGGATACCCGTCGTGATAGGGGAAGTAACCTTGTTCTATCTTATTTTCACCAAGGTTTTATACGTGCCATTGCCAACGGGAATGTTCTTTTAA
- a CDS encoding tripartite tricarboxylate transporter permease produces the protein MLLETFIMLLDPVILLSIFAGVSAGLFVGAMPGLTATMALAVLLPFTFTLPPLHGLVALGAVYMGAIYGGSFAAILVNTPGTPSSIATAFEGYPMAKQGRAIEALNIATIASAVGGIAGSLFLLLLSPPLAKLSLRFGPAEYFWVAILGLTLIASLSEGSSIKGMMGGALGMIIGTIGVAPIGGETRFTFGMPVLQGGVAMIVALIGLFVLPELYTMAAKGKTSLKAIEIDSKARSSFWQVTKTVFSMPGNLIRSCIIGEIIAIIPGAGGNVANLVAYNEAKRASKHPEKFGTGLPEGLVASESSNNVTVAGSMVPLLTLGIPGAPPDAVILGVMMLHGLRPGIELFTTSGHLTYGFIISMGMAAVAMVPVGLLGSRLIYKVIFKTPVYFLVPTIAMATILGTYAVRNSHTDVIIMLVLGTLGFLFKQLGVAPAPIVLGLILGNIAEMGYVQTILGGQASQYPVLKLFENGLSHILIGMILFSVVWPYFSALKRRLSSKGGPS, from the coding sequence ATGCTACTAGAAACGTTCATTATGCTGCTCGACCCGGTGATCCTCCTGTCCATTTTCGCAGGTGTGTCTGCCGGCCTCTTCGTCGGAGCGATGCCGGGTCTTACCGCTACCATGGCTCTGGCCGTTCTGCTGCCATTCACTTTCACACTTCCTCCGCTCCACGGATTAGTGGCGCTGGGAGCCGTATATATGGGAGCCATCTACGGCGGTTCCTTTGCAGCTATCCTCGTTAATACGCCGGGGACACCTTCCTCGATCGCCACGGCTTTTGAAGGATATCCCATGGCTAAACAAGGCCGTGCGATAGAAGCCCTCAACATAGCGACCATCGCTTCAGCCGTTGGCGGTATCGCCGGAAGTCTTTTCCTGCTGCTGTTATCTCCCCCTCTGGCAAAACTGTCCCTTCGTTTTGGACCTGCAGAATATTTCTGGGTTGCTATTCTCGGCTTAACCCTGATTGCCAGCCTTTCCGAAGGATCGAGCATAAAAGGTATGATGGGAGGCGCCCTTGGCATGATCATCGGCACAATCGGTGTGGCCCCCATCGGTGGCGAAACGCGGTTTACTTTCGGAATGCCTGTACTTCAGGGCGGTGTTGCTATGATTGTCGCCCTGATCGGACTTTTCGTCCTTCCTGAACTCTACACTATGGCAGCCAAAGGCAAAACTTCGCTCAAAGCAATAGAAATTGACTCGAAGGCCCGAAGCTCGTTCTGGCAAGTGACCAAAACAGTTTTTTCAATGCCCGGAAATCTCATCCGCTCCTGTATTATTGGAGAAATCATCGCCATCATCCCTGGCGCAGGGGGCAATGTCGCCAACCTGGTAGCCTACAATGAAGCCAAAAGAGCCTCAAAACACCCCGAAAAATTTGGTACGGGTTTGCCGGAAGGACTGGTGGCGTCAGAGTCGAGCAACAACGTCACCGTGGCCGGAAGCATGGTGCCTCTGCTGACCCTGGGCATACCGGGAGCGCCTCCTGATGCCGTTATCCTGGGGGTCATGATGCTTCACGGTCTCAGACCTGGTATTGAACTATTCACCACGAGTGGGCATTTAACCTACGGTTTTATTATTTCAATGGGGATGGCGGCCGTCGCCATGGTTCCCGTTGGTCTGTTGGGGAGCCGCTTGATCTACAAAGTAATTTTTAAAACGCCGGTGTATTTCCTGGTACCCACCATAGCGATGGCCACCATCCTGGGGACATATGCTGTGCGAAACAGCCACACCGACGTGATCATCATGCTTGTTCTGGGCACCCTGGGTTTTCTGTTCAAGCAGCTGGGGGTAGCCCCGGCCCCTATCGTTTTAGGACTCATTTTAGGAAATATCGCTGAAATGGGCTATGTGCAGACGATTTTAGGAGGGCAGGCATCACAATATCCTGTGTTGAAGCTTTTTGAGAACGGCTTGTCTCATATCCTTATCGGTATGATCCTCTTTTCAGTTGTATGGCCATATTTTTCCGCGTTGAAGCGACGATTGAGCAGCAAAGGAGGGCCATCATGA
- a CDS encoding Bug family tripartite tricarboxylate transporter substrate binding protein, producing MKVTLKRSFLAVVAATLIIPAVAFAEFPEKPITYTIPFNPGGESDITARLQEPVLEEDLGVAVNVTHKPGGGGAVAWSDFQRTAKPDGYSIVGVNIPHIIGQPLIRKEAGYETDGFKIIMWFHFTPNALVVSKDSPFQTLDDFIQFAKEKPFVGTVGGSGTYSANHLETIRFMKEAGIDLTYVPYTGTGPVIPALMGGHLKAAMTYTPVSVNYKDKFRTLAVAADERVPALPDVPTFKELGYDIVGGAFRGVAAPLGTPQPVVDRLAKAFSEANKKISQKQVDLGFVMKYATGEEALALVDQMRAAYGDVLADIKKK from the coding sequence ATGAAAGTTACTCTCAAACGCTCGTTTCTGGCAGTAGTTGCTGCGACCCTGATAATCCCGGCTGTCGCATTTGCCGAATTTCCCGAAAAACCTATTACATACACGATACCTTTTAATCCTGGTGGAGAGTCGGATATTACGGCACGCCTTCAAGAGCCCGTATTGGAAGAAGATCTCGGCGTGGCCGTTAATGTTACCCATAAACCTGGTGGCGGAGGTGCAGTAGCGTGGAGTGATTTTCAGCGAACGGCAAAACCAGACGGCTACAGCATCGTCGGAGTTAATATTCCCCACATCATCGGCCAGCCGCTTATCCGAAAGGAGGCGGGATACGAGACAGATGGCTTTAAAATAATCATGTGGTTCCATTTCACACCCAACGCCCTGGTGGTCAGCAAGGATAGTCCTTTTCAAACGCTGGACGACTTCATTCAATTCGCCAAGGAAAAACCATTCGTCGGCACTGTAGGCGGAAGCGGCACATACAGCGCGAATCACCTGGAAACGATCAGATTCATGAAAGAGGCCGGTATCGACTTGACGTATGTCCCTTATACCGGAACCGGACCGGTGATCCCAGCGCTGATGGGCGGGCACTTAAAGGCTGCAATGACCTATACGCCCGTTAGTGTCAATTATAAAGACAAATTCAGGACTCTGGCCGTTGCCGCCGACGAACGCGTCCCCGCCCTGCCTGATGTTCCAACCTTCAAAGAATTGGGCTATGATATCGTTGGCGGTGCTTTTCGCGGTGTTGCAGCACCTTTGGGAACTCCCCAGCCTGTTGTTGATCGATTGGCCAAGGCCTTTTCCGAAGCAAACAAGAAAATCAGCCAAAAACAGGTGGATCTGGGCTTTGTAATGAAATATGCCACAGGCGAAGAGGCACTGGCCCTGGTTGACCAGATGCGCGCTGCATACGGTGACGTGCTGGCCGATATCAAGAAGAAATAG
- a CDS encoding tartrate dehydrogenase has translation MKTFNIASIPGDGIGKETVSAGRQVLNTVCDVHDGLRMEYLDLDWSCEYYLKNGRMMPEDGLEVLRSCDAIFLGAVGFPGVPDHVSLWGLLLPIRRTFRQYINLRPVKLLPGVITPLANRKPEDIDFLVVRENNEGEYSNMGGRLYQGTDQEIVVQNTVFTRYGVERVIRYAFDLAVKTGRQQVTSATKSNGINFTMPFWDEVFAEVGKTYPAITRNQYHIDALCARFVTHPQDFDVVVGSNLFGDILTDLGPAIAGSIGIAPSANIDPTKEYPSMFEPVHGSAPDIAGKGIANPMGQIWCGAMMLDHLGFADCGELVMQALTETLAAGMTTADVGGRSNTREVTEAVCSRIRMLAGTVA, from the coding sequence ATGAAAACATTTAACATCGCGTCCATCCCCGGAGATGGCATAGGTAAGGAGACGGTGTCTGCCGGGCGTCAGGTACTCAATACTGTCTGCGATGTCCACGACGGGTTACGAATGGAATATCTCGATCTGGACTGGAGTTGCGAGTATTATCTCAAAAACGGCCGGATGATGCCTGAGGATGGCCTGGAAGTTTTGCGCTCCTGCGATGCCATCTTTCTTGGTGCTGTCGGTTTTCCCGGAGTTCCGGATCATGTCTCGCTGTGGGGACTACTGTTGCCGATTCGACGGACATTCAGGCAGTACATTAATCTCCGACCGGTGAAACTGCTCCCCGGTGTTATAACCCCTTTGGCCAATCGAAAGCCCGAAGATATCGATTTTCTGGTTGTGCGTGAAAATAATGAAGGGGAATATTCCAATATGGGAGGACGTCTCTATCAGGGAACCGACCAGGAAATCGTCGTCCAGAATACGGTGTTCACCCGATACGGAGTTGAGCGGGTGATACGTTACGCCTTCGACCTGGCAGTGAAAACAGGCCGGCAGCAAGTGACTTCGGCAACGAAATCCAACGGAATCAATTTTACCATGCCCTTCTGGGATGAGGTGTTTGCAGAAGTCGGCAAAACGTATCCCGCTATCACGAGAAACCAGTATCATATCGATGCGTTGTGCGCCCGTTTTGTCACCCATCCCCAGGATTTTGATGTCGTTGTCGGCAGCAACCTGTTCGGGGACATTCTCACCGATCTTGGCCCAGCAATAGCCGGCAGTATCGGAATTGCTCCCTCGGCTAACATTGACCCGACCAAAGAGTATCCTTCAATGTTCGAACCGGTTCATGGCTCTGCCCCCGACATCGCCGGCAAAGGAATCGCCAACCCCATGGGACAGATATGGTGCGGCGCAATGATGCTTGATCATCTCGGTTTTGCCGATTGCGGAGAACTGGTCATGCAAGCCCTTACAGAAACACTCGCAGCCGGAATGACCACAGCCGATGTCGGCGGCCGTTCGAATACCCGTGAGGTCACCGAAGCGGTCTGTAGTCGAATCCGAATGCTTGCGGGTACTGTGGCCTGA
- a CDS encoding sigma-54-dependent Fis family transcriptional regulator gives MPIIACILPDPYLMDQTRLAFHGEHDDIRLEVGLMKKGILQAEKLAGEGFEVFISRGMTAYLIKNANPEWSVVEIPFTVMDVFQTIGRANLYGKSIGVVAFAPLISGLDYFGTVMDTSIRFYPLKSENEVEAKVLEAVEDNVDIIVGGAITGNVVNKRNIPFAVIESSPESLRQAAQEAKNIALAKQREKTKGNLFRVVVDYAYDGIISVDTKGLITIFNPVAEKITQIPSQKAIGRNIREVLPDFELHEVLSTSREDLAQLLSINNDQVVCNKVPINVNDKVVGAVINFQDVTKLQRMEAKVRRRLFSTGHVAHKCFDDIIGTSHQIQKSISLARDFARTDSAILILGETGTGKEVFAQSIHNGSRRSHGPFVALNCAALPEQILESELFGYVGGAFTGASQKGKAGLFEVAHGGTLFLDEIGEMSSMTQGKLLRVLQEKQVMRLGSDRVTPIDVRIISATNRPLKQLVNQKEFRADLYYRLDVLQLRLYPLRDRNEDVIALAGFFLGKHAAKMNRKLRFTPNALKELTRHNWPGNIRELQNVVERVLATLKGSKIDTKIVRLHLEDQFESEINMQLRDAEVEDIRRALVLGRGKHAEAAKILGISRSTLWRRLKKIKI, from the coding sequence TTGCCTATAATCGCCTGTATTCTTCCCGATCCATACCTCATGGACCAAACGCGTCTTGCATTTCATGGCGAACACGACGACATCCGCCTCGAAGTCGGCTTGATGAAAAAAGGCATACTACAGGCGGAGAAGCTGGCAGGAGAAGGTTTTGAGGTATTTATCAGCCGGGGGATGACTGCTTATCTGATCAAGAACGCCAATCCCGAGTGGTCTGTTGTAGAGATCCCCTTCACGGTCATGGATGTGTTCCAGACTATCGGAAGGGCCAATCTTTACGGCAAAAGTATTGGTGTCGTAGCCTTTGCCCCCTTGATATCCGGACTTGACTATTTTGGCACTGTAATGGACACCTCCATCCGGTTTTATCCCCTGAAAAGTGAGAACGAGGTTGAGGCGAAAGTGCTGGAGGCTGTTGAGGATAATGTCGATATAATCGTCGGAGGAGCAATAACAGGCAATGTGGTAAACAAACGCAACATTCCATTTGCCGTTATCGAAAGCAGTCCGGAAAGCCTGAGGCAGGCCGCCCAGGAGGCGAAGAACATCGCCCTGGCTAAGCAAAGAGAAAAGACCAAGGGAAATCTTTTTCGAGTGGTTGTAGACTATGCCTACGATGGCATTATTTCTGTTGATACCAAGGGATTAATAACCATATTCAATCCCGTAGCAGAAAAGATCACCCAAATCCCCTCCCAAAAAGCTATAGGGCGAAATATCCGGGAGGTTTTGCCCGATTTCGAGCTTCATGAAGTGTTATCAACCAGCAGAGAAGACCTGGCCCAGTTGTTGAGCATCAATAATGATCAGGTTGTCTGCAATAAGGTGCCAATCAACGTCAACGATAAGGTCGTTGGCGCTGTCATTAATTTCCAGGATGTGACCAAGCTTCAACGGATGGAAGCCAAAGTCAGGAGACGGTTGTTCTCAACTGGTCATGTTGCCCACAAGTGCTTTGACGACATCATCGGCACCAGCCACCAGATACAAAAATCGATCTCTCTGGCCAGGGATTTTGCCCGCACCGATTCAGCCATTCTGATTCTAGGGGAAACAGGGACGGGCAAGGAGGTCTTTGCTCAAAGCATCCATAACGGCAGCCGCCGAAGCCATGGCCCGTTCGTGGCACTGAACTGTGCGGCTTTGCCGGAGCAGATTCTTGAAAGCGAACTGTTCGGCTACGTTGGCGGCGCTTTTACCGGTGCCAGCCAGAAAGGCAAGGCAGGACTCTTCGAGGTGGCCCATGGTGGAACGCTTTTTCTAGATGAAATCGGCGAAATGTCATCAATGACACAGGGAAAGCTGTTGCGCGTTTTACAAGAGAAACAGGTCATGCGTCTGGGAAGTGACCGCGTCACACCAATAGACGTAAGGATCATTTCCGCCACAAACAGGCCACTTAAGCAACTTGTCAACCAGAAAGAATTTCGGGCTGACCTATACTATCGCCTCGATGTATTGCAGTTGAGGCTTTATCCCCTGCGGGATCGTAACGAAGACGTTATCGCTCTGGCCGGATTTTTTCTCGGAAAGCATGCTGCAAAAATGAACCGCAAACTGAGATTTACGCCAAATGCCCTCAAAGAACTGACCAGACACAACTGGCCCGGAAACATCCGGGAACTCCAAAATGTCGTGGAGAGAGTCCTGGCGACGTTGAAAGGTTCAAAGATTGATACGAAAATAGTCCGATTACATCTGGAAGACCAATTTGAGAGTGAGATTAACATGCAACTGCGAGATGCGGAAGTGGAAGATATCAGGCGGGCTTTGGTATTAGGCAGGGGAAAGCATGCCGAAGCCGCAAAGATTCTCGGCATCAGTCGGTCAACTTTGTGGCGCAGGCTTAAAAAAATCAAAATATAG
- a CDS encoding enoyl-ACP reductase FabI yields MSFITFDNKRIAVFGLANKKSVAFFIARELIASGAEVIHVVRSEERKKTAHKLFPQCSVFICDVEDEENIIRVRDEIREELDGKLLHGIVHSIAFANYSEGFKPFHQTRKDDFLQAVNISCFSFISIANHFKDLLHSDASVVTISISTTTMAAENYGYMAPIKAALDSSLCFLAKSFSAFSNIRFNAVAPGLLKTSASAGIPGYIDSYLYAEKAILRKKAISTQEAADAAVFLLSDRASAITAQTIVVDGGMAVNYFDKEIVGKAVG; encoded by the coding sequence ATGAGCTTTATTACCTTTGACAACAAACGCATTGCCGTCTTCGGACTGGCCAATAAAAAGTCGGTGGCCTTTTTTATAGCCAGGGAACTGATTGCCTCAGGTGCCGAAGTGATTCATGTGGTGCGCTCCGAGGAGCGAAAAAAAACAGCCCACAAGCTCTTTCCGCAATGTTCGGTATTTATCTGTGATGTTGAGGATGAAGAGAACATCATCCGGGTCAGAGATGAGATCCGGGAGGAGCTTGATGGAAAATTGCTGCACGGCATAGTACATTCCATCGCTTTCGCCAACTATTCTGAAGGATTCAAACCCTTTCATCAAACCAGGAAAGACGATTTCCTGCAGGCTGTCAATATCTCCTGTTTCTCTTTTATCAGTATTGCCAATCATTTTAAGGATCTTCTCCACTCCGATGCCTCGGTCGTGACAATCTCGATCTCGACGACCACCATGGCTGCGGAAAACTACGGCTATATGGCTCCAATCAAGGCAGCCCTTGACTCATCGCTTTGTTTTCTCGCTAAAAGTTTCTCCGCCTTTTCCAATATCCGCTTCAACGCCGTAGCCCCCGGTTTGCTGAAGACCTCGGCCTCAGCCGGCATTCCCGGATATATCGACAGTTACCTCTATGCCGAAAAGGCTATTCTGCGTAAAAAGGCCATTTCCACCCAGGAAGCAGCAGATGCCGCCGTTTTTCTTCTCTCTGATCGTGCTTCGGCAATAACCGCTCAGACAATCGTGGTGGACGGCGGCATGGCGGTAAACTATTTTGACAAGGAAATTGTCGGCAAGGCCGTGGGATGA